In Phoenix dactylifera cultivar Barhee BC4 unplaced genomic scaffold, palm_55x_up_171113_PBpolish2nd_filt_p 000713F, whole genome shotgun sequence, a single genomic region encodes these proteins:
- the LOC103700454 gene encoding sphinganine C4-monooxygenase 2, whose protein sequence is MKYFHSDEFLATFVPILVYWVYSGVCMMLYSMSFVRCHRLHPEGDDTENVVAKSEVIPVVLLQQVIQATIASLVFQVDSKILVIFSSSTLTIYLDFLLSMNEVSNKILSTNSLSILAHLQITSKDIVAITTYPPPSSIMVQAGQILIAMLVFDTWQYFMHRCMHHSKFLYRHFHSWHHRLVAPYAFGAQYNHPVDGILIETVAGALSYFISGMSPKTSILFFSLATIKGIDDHCGLLLPWNPFHMVFENNTAYHDIHHQLSGCRYNYSQPFFVMWDKILGTYKPCSRKQRLGKGLEPRH, encoded by the exons TGGTTTACTGGGTCTATTCTGGGGTCTGTATGATGTTGTATTCTATGAGCTTTGTCAGGTGCCACCGTTTGCACCCAGAAGGGGATGATACTGAAAACGTAGTTGCAAAGAGTGAAGTCATTCCAGTTGTTCTTCTTCAACAAGTGATCCAGGCCACCATTGCATCCCTTGTGTTTCAGGTTGATTCGAAGATACTCgtgatcttttcttcttccaccTTAACTATATATCttgattttctgctttccaTGAATGAAG TTTCCAACAAAATCTTATCAACTAATAGTTTATCGATCTTAGCCCATTTGCAGATAACAAGCAAGGATATTGTGGCCATCACGACGTATCCACCACCTTCTTCTATCATGGTGCAGGCGGGACAAATCCTGATCGCTATGTTAGTATTCGATACATGGCAGTATTTCATGCACAGATGCATGCACCACAGCAAGTTCTTGTACCGTCACTTTCACTCTTGGCATCACCGGCTGGTTGCTCCATATGCCTTTGGTGCTCAATACAACCACCCTGTGGATGGGATCCTCATCGAGACTGTGGCTGGTGCCCTCTCTTACTTCATCTCCGGGATGTCACCAAAAACCTCCatacttttcttttccttggcaACTATCAAAGGCATAGATGACCATTGTGGATTATTGCTTCCTTGGAATCCATTCCACATGGTCTTTGAGAACAATACTGCTTATCATGACATTCATCACCAGCTCTCAGGCTGTAGATACAACTACTCCCAGCCCTTCTTTGTAATGTGGGACAAGATCCTGGGGACCTATAAGCCTTGTTCACGAAAACAAAGACTTGGAAAGGGGTTGGAACCAAGGCACTGA
- the LOC120106967 gene encoding uncharacterized protein LOC120106967 encodes MARGSGRGRNRRPTHFADGFAAWAPSEQQEGAPPSPARSMHPQEQHVNPVGSALEMETPETPRTGTSGEPGIQPNEPLSASQMMQTMMQQQATFRSDMMRMIEMQQRFMEQQQQFMQQQLQHQQQQVTPQYLQGATSRQEHHVSLAEFKKFAPSAFKGTSDPLEAETWLKEMEKVFNALRCPDEDRVTFATFMLLGEADIWWNMERGKMGQNATSLTWEGFKELFRDKYIPQSVRRQKFREFTWLEQENMTVAEYAAKFKELARYAPGQVENERKRAEKFESGLRARIRQQVSTFELSSYKDVVNKALVVERGLNDAQEERERILKKRNRQAELQNKQGRNTESKPKKQTTVNDKTQCKDTVKCYRCGGPHYRRDCHWFNENCFSYGQQGHRADTCPNRRKQQTRQASQPIQGAPTNQATQNEQQRGGQQRPRTQGRVYALTQQDADASNTVVTGTIKISSTNAYILIDPGATHSFVSADFVRRNSTLIPLPLETELCVSIPNGDIILVNSVCKDCILNIEGREMKVDLLVLEMKNFDMILGMDWLAAYQATVNCFEKTVKFQLSSHLEFTFSGNKVLPPPKVISAIQAKRLLRKGDEGFLAMVMGTQLEELKLEDIPIVREFPDVFPEDLPGLPPNREVEFSIDLIPSTGPISKAPYRMAPAELKVLKEQLQELLDKGFIRPSVPPWGAPVLFVKKKDGSFRLCIDYREINGVTVRNKYPLLRIDNLFDQLQGAQIFSKLDLRSGYHQLKIKVEDIPKTAFRTRYGHYEFLVMPFGLTNAPAAFMDLMNRVFKPYLDQFVVVFIDDILVYSKSPQEHEEHLRIVLQTLRENKLYGKLQKCEF; translated from the coding sequence ATGGCACGAGGGAGTGGACGTGGGCGTAATAGGAGGCCGACTCACTTTGCCGATGGCTTCGCTGCTTGGGCACCCTCCGAACAACAAGAAGGTGCTCCACCCTCGCCGGCCAGGAGTATGCACCCGCAGGAACAGCACGTCAACCCTGTTGGTAGTGCTCTGGAAATGGAAACCCCGGAAACTCCAAGGACAGGAACCTCGGGTGAGCCTGGAATTCAGCCTAATGAACCACTGAGTGCTTCTCAGATGATGCAAACAATGATGCAACAACAAGCTACTTTCCGTTCGGACATGATGAGAATGATTGAGATGCAACAACGCTTCATGGAACAACAGCAACAATTTATGCAGCAACAGTTACAACATCAGCAACAGCAGGTGACTCCTCAGTATCTACAGGGGGCTACGAGTCGGCAGGAGCATCATGTCAGTTTGGCAGAATTCAAAAAGTTTGCACCTTCAGCTTTTAAAGGCACTTCTGACCCTTTAGAGGCCGAGACTTGGCTGAAAGAAATGGAAAAAGTTTTTAATGCCCTGAGATGCCCTGATGAGGATAGGGTCACTTTTGCTACATTTATGCTGCTGGGAGAAGCAGATATTTGGTGGAATATGGAAAGAGGAAAGATGGGACAGAACGCTACATCTTTGACTTGGGAAGGATTTAAGGAGCTTTTTCGTGACAAGTATATTCCTCAAAGCGTGAGACGGCAGAAATTTCGAGAATTTACCTGGTTAGAGCAGGAGAATATGACGGTCGCAGAGTATGCTGCAAAGTTTAAGGAACTGGCCAGGTATGCCCCAGGACAGGTGGAGAATGAAAGAAAACGAGCTGAGAAGTTTGAAAGTGGACTTAGAGCCCGAATCAGACAACAGGTGTCTACCTTCGAGCTTTCTTCCTACAAGGATGTGGTTAACAAAGCTTTGGTAGTTGAAAGGGGCTTAAATGACGctcaagaagagagggaaagaattttgaaaaAGAGGAACAGACAAGCTGAGCTACAAAATAAGCAGGGCAGAAACACTGAATCCAAGCCCAAGAAACAAACTACTGTGAATGATAAAACTCAGTGCAAGGATACTGTAAAATGCTATAGATGTGGCGGCCCCCACTATCGAAGAGACTGTCACTGGTTTAATGAGAATTGTTTTTCATATGGCCAACAGGGCCATAGGGCAGACACTTGTCCTAATCGTAGAAAGCAACAAACTCGACAGGCATCTCAGCCTATTCAAGGAGCTCCAACCAACCAAGCAACTCAAAATGAACAACAACGAGGAGGACAACAGAGGCCTAGAACTCAGGGGCGAGTCTATGCTCTTACGCAACAGGATGCCGACGCCTCTAACACTGTGGTGACAGGTACAATTAAAATCTCATCCACTAATGCCTATATTTTGATTGATCCTGGAGCTACTCATTCTTTTGTATCTGCTGATTTTGTCAGAAGAAATAGTACATTGATTCCTTTGCCACTGGAGACTGAACTGTGTGTCTCCATCCCTAATGGAGATATAATCTTAGTTAACTCTgtctgcaaagattgtatcttaaACATTGAAGGCAGAGAAATGAAAGTAGATTTACTAGTCCTAGAGATGAAGAATTTCGACATGATCCTTGGGATGGACTGGTTGGCAGCATATCAAGCCACTGTTAACTGCTTCGAGAAAACAGTAAAATTTCAACTTTCTAGTCACCTAGAGTTTACTTTTAGTGGCAACAAAGTGTTACCTCCGCCAAAAGTAATCTCAGCCATACAGGCCAAGCGACTCCTTCGGAAAGGTGATGAAGGATTCTTAGCCATGGTAATGGGCACCCAGCTGGAAGAACTCAAACTAGAAGACATTCCTATTGTGAGGGAATTTCCAGATGTCTTCCCAGAGGATTTGCCAGGATTACCTCCTAATAGAGAGGTTGAATTCTCCATTGACTTGATTCCTAGCACTGGACCGATTTCTAAGGCCCCATACCGGATGGCTCCAGCTGAATTAAAAGTGCTAAAGGAGCAACTACAGGAGCTGTTGGACAAGGGTTTCATCAGGCCTAGTGTTCCCCCTTGGGGTGCTCCTGTactatttgtgaaaaagaaagatggcagTTTCCGGCTTTGCATAGATTATCGAGAGATAAATGGAGTAACAGTGCGGAACAAATACCCTTTACTGAGAATTGATAATTTGTTCGATCAGTTGCAAGGGGCACAAAtcttctcaaaacttgatctacGCTCTGGATATCATCAATTGAAAATAAAGGTTGAAGACATACCGAAAACAGCATTCAGAACTAGATACGGACACTATGAGTTTTTGGTTATGCCCTTCGGGTTAACAAATGCACCAGCAGCCTTTATGGATCTTATGAATCGAGTGTTCAAACCCTACCTGGATCAATTTGTGGTAGTGTTTATTGATGACATTCTAGTCTATTCAAAAAGCCCACAAGAGCATGAGGAACATTTGAGGATAGTATTGCAAACTCTTAGAGAAAACAAACTTTATGGCAAGTTGCAGAAATGTGAGTTCTAG